The following nucleotide sequence is from Myxococcus guangdongensis.
CCGCACAGGCGGTGATATCTGCCGCGGCCATGCGAAGCCCTCCGCACCTTCTCGCCGCCGTCCTGCTCCTGGGTCCCTCGTGTGCGTCGATACCGACGGTGGAGCGTGATGGCTTCCTGCTCGGCGCGGAGTCCTGGGGGCGCGACGAGCACGCCGCCCGTTCACAGGCCGCGTTCACCACGCAGTGCCCGGCCGAGCAGCTGGTGATCCTCGTGCTCTCCTCGAGCAGTGGCCCGAAGGTGGCCAGCGATGCCCGGAGTGTCGGGGTGACGGGGTGTGGGCGGCAGACGAGCTGGGTGCGCCTGGGCAACAACACCTGGGCGCTCAACAGCGACAGTCCGAGCGCGCCGTAGCGCTAGTCGAGGCGTGTAGAGCCCCGCTCCGCTCGAGGCATATCCGCTGGCGATCATCTCGGGGTCGACGTCGAGTCCCGTGAAGTCGTGCTGCTCACGCAGCCACCGAAGGGCCTCGTCGGGAGACAGCCATCGCTGAAGCTCGAGCACGGTCTCCTCCGGGGGAGGCCTCCACCGATCTTGGCTCGGGTCTTCACCTTCACTCCAGGGTAGAAGGGAGTCCTCATCGAGGAGCCGCGCATGCTGCAACGCCCAGCCTATGTCCCCGAGTGGATCTCCACCGCTCCGATGACCTTCCGGTTCAACAACGAGATCTCCCTCGCGCTGGACAACCCGGGAAACATCCCGGAGTGGCTGGGGGACCCCCTGTGGCGCGTGAACTACAAGGGCAAGGCGGCGCTGGGCCTGGCGTGCATCGAGTGGGTCGCGTGGCGCCTGGCGGGACTGACGGACGTCACGGACCTGCTGTCCCGGTTGGAAGCGGCGTGGGCGTCGATGGTGGCCCTGCCGTACTCGAAGAACCTGGACTACGACGGGGTGTCGAACGACGTGATGAATCGGGGCAACCCCGACGGGCCGCGCCAGGACGCGCTGATTCGCGTGCAGGACCTGAACTTCGTCTTCAAGAAGGGCCGACATCAGATGTCGATGGAGGCGGGCAAGTGCGCCGCGCTGGGGCTCCACATGCTTCCTCCGGACGCGGACTTCGAGCCCTGGCTGCGGCGTGCCCTGGACGCCCTGGCGAAGAATTGCCCCGCGGGAGAGGTCGACCAGCCGAAGGGCAAGGTCAAGGTGATCGACCACAGCGCGCAGCGCCCGGTGCCGCGCGAATGGTTCGAAGCCCTCTCGACGCCTGTCGACGACGCCGCGGACCGCGCCGCGTGGGACCGCTTCCTGCGCGGGCTCGAGCCCTCCGCGAATCCCTACCTAGTCCCCGCGGACACGCTGCTCGCCGAGGGCTTCACGGGGCCGCTCTATCGCATGGACTGAGGTCGTGCGGTGCGTGGCGTGAGTGTTGAATCCCTCACGACAAGGCCTTCCGGAGACGTCAGAGCGGGACGCTAGGGTGCCCCGCGTCAGGCAATTCGTCTGGCATGACTCGTTGAACGAGGTCTCCTGATGCGTCTTCTTGTTCCGCTGCGCGCGTTGCGCGCCGCCTCCCTGTGTCTCGTGGGTGCCTGCGCGTTCCTCACCGCTTGTGATTCCGATGACAAGCCGCCCCGGCCCACGCCCCCAGACACCTCGCCGCGCAAGCTGACGCTGCTGCAGACGAGCGACCTGCACACCAACATCTTCCCGTGGGACTACTTCAGCGGGAAACCGGATGCGAAGCGCGGCCTCGCCAAGGTGGCCACGCTCATCAAGCAGGCGCGAGAGGCGAACCCGGACTGCACGCTGCTGGTCGACACCGGCGACACCCTCCAGGGCACGCCGCTGGGCACCTACTACGGGCTGGTGGACAACACGCCCCGCCACCCCATGGCCGTCGCGATGAACGAGCTGGGGTACGTGGCCATGGCCGTGGGCAACCACGAGTTCAACTATGGCTTGGGCGTCCTCGACAAGTTCAAGAGTGAGGTCGACTTCCCGGTGCTCGGAGCCAACGTGCGCAAGAGCGCGGACGGCGCCGAGGCCTTCCAGCCCTACGTGCTCACGGAGGTCTGCGACGTGAAGGTCGGCATCCTGGGCCTGGTGACGCCGGGCGTGACGACGTGGGAGCGCGCGGAGAACATCCCCGGCCTGCGCTTCGACGACCCGGTGGAGACGGCGCGGGCCTATGTGCCGAGGATGCGGGAGGCGGGCGCGGACGTCATCGTGGTGGCCATCCACGGTGGCCCCGACAAGCAGCCCACCGGCAGCGCGAGCAACCCCGACGCGTGGCTCGTGGACTACGCGGATGACTCGAAGTGGGCGGACCGGGGCAACCTGCCCGGGGAGAACCCGGCCGTGCAGATTGCGCAGGGGGTGTCCGGCATCGACGTGCTCCTCACCGGGCACACGCACCAGCCCATCCCGAAGATGCTGCTGAAGAACCCGGAGGGCCGCGAGGTGCTCCTCACCCAGCCCAACCGCTGGGGCAGCCACCTGGCGGATGTGGAGCTCCAAGTCACCTGGAACGGCGAGCGGTGGGGCGTGGACACCCATGACTCCCGGCTCCATGTCGTGGACGAGCAGGTGGCGGCGGATGCCACCGTCACGCAGCTGACGCAGCGCTACCACGACACCACGGTGACGTACGTGAACCAGAAGATCGGCTCGACGACGGCGGCGTTCCCGGGAGGCTTCGCCGCGCGCTACGTGGACAGCCCGCTCGGGGACCTCATCAACATCGTCCAGGAGGAGGCCGCGCGCGAGGCGGGCTTCGACGTGGACTTCTCCCTGGCGGCCATCTTCACCAACGACGGCGCGCTGCCGGCCGGTGACGTCACCCTGCGCGACGCGTACAGCATCTACATCTACGACAACACGCTGTATGTGATGGAGATCAACGGCTCCATCCTCCGGCGCGCGCTGGAGATGAACACGCTGTATTTCGCGAGGCTCGACGCGGCGAACCTGCCCGAGCGGCCCGAGGGCGCCAAGGCCAGCTCACCCGTGGTGGCCGACTACAACTGGGACCTCTACTCGCGCATCGAGTACGGCTACGACCTGACGAAGCCCGCGGGCTCCCGGCTCACGCACCTGCGCTTCGAGGGCGCGGAGGTCCGGGACGACCAGGTCTTCGTCGTCGCCATCAACAACTACCGCGCGGGTGGCGGCGGTGGGTACGCCATGTTCAAGGAGGGCAAGGTGCTGTGGACCTCCGCGGACGGCGTGCGTGACTACGTCGCCCGCTACATGCAGTCGCACCAGGGGCTGTCTCCCGACGCGGTGAACACCTGCAACTTCACGCTCGCGCCGGACCTGTACACGCGCTACTTCGCGGCCACGCTCGGCCCCGCGAAGTGCGGGCCCTGAACGCAGGGCGACTGACGTCACGTCATCCCAGGGGACGGGCGCACGCCTCCGGTGCGCTCGTCCCCCAAGCCTTGGGTGGTGAAGACATCCTGGGGCACGGTCATCGACGGATTGCTCGTCTTCCACGAAGAAGCGCCACTGTGTCCGCGGGCTCCACCGCCCACGTCGCGCGCGGAGTGAGGGCAGGCCGCGGCGGCCGCGCACGGGCGGTATGTCGCCGTCGGAAACGCGCCGCCACGGTGCAATCATCCGCCGCCGCCTCCGTAGGCGCCCATCGAGGCGCCCGCCGAGGCGCCTGGAGGCTTCACGCGTGGACATCCTCATCAGTGGCGTGCGTCAGACGCTGCGTGCCTTGCGACGCAGCCCGGGCTTCACGCTGGGTTGCATCCTGCTGCTCGCGGTGGGCATCGGCGCGAGCACCGCGCTCTTCAGCGTGGTGGAGGGCGTCCTGCTGCGCCCCTTGCCTTATCCTGACTCCGAGCGGCTCGTGGAGCTCTCGCAGCTGGGGGTGAAGGGCCAGTCGATGCGGTTCTCGGACCCCAACTTCGAGGACGTGCAGGCCCAGAGCCGCACCGTCACGTCGCTGGCCCAGGTCTCCAACTCGGCGAGCGTCGCCGTCACCGGCTCGAGCGAGCCCACCTTCGCCTCGCTGGCGTGGGTCTCTCGCGAGTTCTTCCCCGCCTTCGGTGTGCCGTCGGCACAGGGGCGCGTGTTCGCCGTGGACGAGCAGCAAGCCGGAGGCGCGCCGGTGGTGGTGGTGAGCCACGCCTTCTGGAAGCGGTACCTGGGCGCGCGGCCGCTCCCGTTGGACGGGACGCTCACCTTCGAGGGCCGCGCCTACACCGTGGTCGGCGTGATGCCCGAGTCCTTCGACTACCCCGCGGGCACGCAGCTGTGGATTCCGCGGGAGCTGGAGCCGCGTCTTCCGAGCCGGACGGCCCACAACTGGCGCGTGGTGGGGCGGCTGGCGGAGGGCGTCAACCTGGCGGCCGCGCGGGCGGAGCTCACCGGCATCGCGCGCGAGCTCGTCGCGGTCCACGGCCAGGGCACCAACATGCGCGATGTCTCCGTGGTGCCGGTTCGCGAGCAACTGGTGGGCACCGTGCGCCCC
It contains:
- a CDS encoding bifunctional metallophosphatase/5'-nucleotidase, which produces MRLLVPLRALRAASLCLVGACAFLTACDSDDKPPRPTPPDTSPRKLTLLQTSDLHTNIFPWDYFSGKPDAKRGLAKVATLIKQAREANPDCTLLVDTGDTLQGTPLGTYYGLVDNTPRHPMAVAMNELGYVAMAVGNHEFNYGLGVLDKFKSEVDFPVLGANVRKSADGAEAFQPYVLTEVCDVKVGILGLVTPGVTTWERAENIPGLRFDDPVETARAYVPRMREAGADVIVVAIHGGPDKQPTGSASNPDAWLVDYADDSKWADRGNLPGENPAVQIAQGVSGIDVLLTGHTHQPIPKMLLKNPEGREVLLTQPNRWGSHLADVELQVTWNGERWGVDTHDSRLHVVDEQVAADATVTQLTQRYHDTTVTYVNQKIGSTTAAFPGGFAARYVDSPLGDLINIVQEEAAREAGFDVDFSLAAIFTNDGALPAGDVTLRDAYSIYIYDNTLYVMEINGSILRRALEMNTLYFARLDAANLPERPEGAKASSPVVADYNWDLYSRIEYGYDLTKPAGSRLTHLRFEGAEVRDDQVFVVAINNYRAGGGGGYAMFKEGKVLWTSADGVRDYVARYMQSHQGLSPDAVNTCNFTLAPDLYTRYFAATLGPAKCGP